A genomic segment from Amycolatopsis camponoti encodes:
- a CDS encoding PH domain-containing protein: MLLIRPVLDLVRSLPVLLGALLVGHGEPWQWIGLVFTAIAVFTGVSHVLTSRYRITETQVEWHTGLLLRKQRAVPRDRIRTVDVTSEPKHRLFSLAAARIGTGRHSGGKGPGKDELVLDAVTIAEAQRLRTLLLHRKAAAPSEEASPPPEQLVAAVDKKWLRYAPFTLSGIAVVGAAVGTVYHFAHELHFDPIQFSLVQTVVGHFADTPTWVSLVLAAAGLLVLVSLLSIGGYVLSFWNFRLTREPAGTLHIRRGLITTRSVSIEEDRLRGVEIREPLPLRLAGGARCVAIAGGLREGKGADKSGGLLLPPAPLAKAHEVVAEVLGEDPVATPLTPHPRRALYRRLSRAVVSVLLLAAALYGLAWLGALPDWPWQVALVLVPVAALVGWDRYRGLGHAFTGRYLVTRSGSLDRGTAAVRCDGMTGIVVERSYFQRRAGLVTIIAPVAAGKGHYRVLDVGEADGLALADQAVPGLLTPFLTDQRDRG, translated from the coding sequence ATGCTGCTCATCCGGCCGGTGCTGGACCTGGTGCGGTCGCTGCCGGTGCTGCTGGGCGCGCTGCTCGTCGGCCACGGCGAACCGTGGCAGTGGATCGGCCTGGTCTTCACCGCGATCGCCGTGTTCACCGGCGTCTCGCACGTGCTGACCTCGCGGTACCGGATCACCGAGACGCAGGTCGAGTGGCACACCGGGCTGCTGCTGCGCAAGCAGCGGGCCGTGCCCCGCGACCGGATCCGCACGGTCGACGTCACCTCCGAGCCGAAGCACCGGCTGTTCTCGCTGGCCGCGGCGCGGATCGGCACCGGGCGGCACTCCGGCGGCAAGGGGCCGGGCAAGGACGAGCTGGTCCTCGACGCCGTCACGATCGCGGAAGCCCAGCGCCTGCGGACACTGCTCTTACACCGTAAGGCGGCGGCCCCCTCCGAAGAAGCCTCTCCGCCGCCGGAGCAGCTGGTGGCCGCGGTCGACAAGAAGTGGCTGCGGTACGCGCCGTTCACGCTCTCGGGCATCGCGGTGGTCGGCGCCGCCGTCGGCACCGTCTACCACTTCGCGCACGAACTGCACTTCGACCCGATCCAGTTCTCGCTGGTCCAGACGGTCGTCGGGCACTTCGCCGACACTCCGACGTGGGTGAGCCTGGTGCTGGCCGCCGCGGGGCTGCTGGTGCTCGTCTCGCTGCTGTCGATCGGCGGGTACGTGCTGTCGTTCTGGAACTTCCGGCTCACCCGCGAACCGGCGGGCACGCTGCACATCCGGCGCGGCCTGATCACGACGCGCTCGGTGTCGATCGAGGAGGACCGCCTGCGGGGCGTGGAGATCCGCGAGCCGCTGCCGCTGCGGCTGGCCGGCGGCGCCCGCTGCGTCGCCATCGCCGGCGGCCTGCGCGAGGGCAAGGGCGCGGACAAGAGCGGCGGGCTGCTGCTCCCGCCCGCGCCGCTCGCGAAAGCGCACGAGGTCGTCGCGGAGGTGCTCGGCGAGGACCCGGTCGCGACGCCGCTGACGCCTCACCCGCGCCGGGCGCTGTACCGGCGGCTCTCCCGGGCCGTCGTCAGCGTGCTGCTGCTCGCTGCCGCGTTGTACGGCCTGGCGTGGCTCGGCGCGCTGCCGGACTGGCCGTGGCAGGTCGCGCTCGTGCTCGTGCCGGTCGCCGCGCTGGTCGGCTGGGACCGCTACCGCGGCCTCGGGCACGCCTTCACCGGCCGCTACCTGGTGACGCGATCGGGTTCGCTGGACCGCGGCACCGCGGCGGTCCGCTGCGACGGCATGACGGGGATCGTCGTCGAACGCTCGTACTTCCAGCGCCGCGCCGGGCTGGTCACGATCATCGCGCCGGTCGCCGCGGGCAAGGGCCACTACCGCGTGCTCGACGTCGGCGAGGCCGACGGGCTCGCGCTCGCCGACCAGGCCGTTCCCGGTCTGTTGACCCCGTTCTTGACCGATCAGCGGGATCGAGGTTGA
- a CDS encoding PH domain-containing protein, translating into MSEHSTNTVAANTVAPRLRPPAHQVSRRAIGYWAATAALLWIVLIGVQTVIVVTSDDPPAFLDVTLVISCVLAPLHLIVMPQWRYRVHRWEVTGEAVYTQAGWLKQEWRIAPVSRIQTVDIERDPFEQLFGLAKITVTTASAAGPLRIAGLAHGRALELADELTKTTQAVRGDAT; encoded by the coding sequence GTGAGCGAACACAGCACGAACACAGTGGCGGCGAACACGGTGGCGCCGCGGCTGCGGCCGCCCGCGCACCAGGTCAGCCGCCGGGCCATCGGCTACTGGGCGGCAACCGCCGCGCTCCTCTGGATCGTGCTGATCGGGGTGCAGACCGTCATCGTCGTGACCAGCGACGATCCGCCGGCGTTCCTCGACGTCACGCTGGTGATCTCGTGCGTGCTCGCGCCGCTGCACCTGATCGTGATGCCGCAGTGGCGCTACCGCGTGCACCGCTGGGAGGTCACCGGCGAGGCCGTCTACACGCAGGCCGGCTGGCTGAAGCAGGAGTGGCGGATCGCCCCGGTGTCGCGGATCCAGACCGTCGACATCGAGCGCGACCCCTTCGAGCAGCTCTTCGGGCTGGCGAAGATCACCGTGACGACGGCGTCCGCGGCCGGCCCGCTGCGCATCGCGGGCCTGGCGCACGGCCGCGCGCTGGAGCTGGCCGACGAGCTCACGAAGACGACGCAGGCGGTCCGGGGAGACGCGACGTGA
- a CDS encoding proteasome assembly chaperone family protein gives MGLDPDDLYEVDSDVPDLTGAVLMHHFEGFMDAGSAGRLLAEHLLGGEHRVIARFDVDRLIDYRSRRPTMTYAVDHWEDYDAPELVVHLLHDADDTPFLLLSGPEPDHDWERFCRAVRNLVERWGVRLTAGFHGIPMGAPHTRPLGVTAHATRKDLVGEHQPLPNRLQVPGSLAALLEYRLGEWGHDAVGFAAHVPHYLAQSTYPASSLVVLDALGRSTGLSLAEGELRAAAELADAEINRQVAESDEVADVVRALERQYDTFIEASERGSLLAESVEHMPTAEELGSQFERFLAEQNGGDGPER, from the coding sequence GTGGGACTCGATCCCGACGACCTGTACGAGGTGGACTCGGACGTCCCCGACCTGACCGGGGCGGTGCTGATGCACCACTTCGAAGGGTTCATGGACGCCGGCTCGGCGGGCCGTCTGCTGGCCGAGCACCTGCTCGGCGGCGAGCACCGGGTGATCGCGCGCTTCGACGTGGACCGGCTCATCGACTACCGCTCGCGGCGGCCGACGATGACCTACGCCGTGGACCACTGGGAGGACTACGACGCGCCGGAACTGGTCGTCCACCTGCTCCACGACGCCGACGACACGCCGTTCCTGCTGCTGTCCGGCCCGGAGCCGGACCACGACTGGGAGCGGTTCTGCCGCGCCGTCCGGAACCTGGTCGAGCGCTGGGGCGTCCGGCTCACGGCCGGCTTCCACGGCATCCCGATGGGCGCGCCGCACACCCGCCCGCTGGGCGTCACCGCGCACGCGACCCGCAAGGACCTGGTCGGCGAGCACCAGCCGCTGCCGAACCGGCTGCAGGTGCCGGGCAGCCTGGCCGCGCTGCTGGAGTACCGGCTCGGCGAGTGGGGCCACGACGCCGTCGGGTTCGCCGCGCACGTGCCGCACTACCTGGCGCAGTCGACGTACCCGGCCTCGTCGCTGGTCGTGCTCGACGCGCTGGGCCGCTCGACCGGGCTGAGCCTCGCCGAGGGCGAGCTGCGCGCGGCGGCGGAGCTGGCCGACGCCGAGATCAACCGCCAGGTCGCCGAGTCCGACGAGGTCGCCGACGTCGTCCGCGCGCTCGAGCGGCAGTACGACACGTTCATCGAGGCGTCCGAGCGGGGGTCGCTGCTCGCGGAGTCGGTCGAGCACATGCCGACCGCGGAGGAGCTGGGGTCGCAGTTCGAGCGGTTCCTGGCCGAGCAGAACGGCGGCGACGGGCCCGAGCGCTGA
- a CDS encoding class I SAM-dependent methyltransferase — MTRYDEIGVGYARGRRTDPRWLTPLLDALGPAASVLDVGSGTGSYEPPGRQVVAVEPSAEMIRQRAPGAAPVVRAVAEALPFADGAFDAALAVLTVHHWRDWRRGLAELRRVARRQVVLAYDTALHNDFWLVREYVPEVASLESSRPSAPEIAAFLGASSVIGLPVPWDFTDGVFPAHWRRPEAYLDPAVRRSCSALAQTSPAAVERGIARLRADLESGRWHAEHAELLDRAEWDAGFRLILT; from the coding sequence ATGACGCGCTACGACGAGATCGGCGTCGGCTACGCGCGGGGGAGACGGACCGACCCGCGCTGGCTGACGCCGCTGCTCGACGCGCTCGGCCCCGCTGCTTCCGTGCTCGACGTCGGCTCCGGCACGGGGTCCTACGAGCCGCCCGGCCGCCAGGTCGTCGCGGTGGAACCGTCGGCGGAGATGATCCGGCAGCGAGCTCCGGGGGCCGCGCCGGTCGTGCGTGCGGTCGCGGAGGCGCTGCCGTTCGCCGACGGCGCGTTCGACGCGGCGCTGGCGGTGCTGACCGTGCACCACTGGCGGGACTGGCGACGGGGTCTCGCCGAGCTTCGCCGGGTCGCGCGCCGTCAGGTGGTCCTCGCCTACGACACCGCGCTGCACAACGACTTCTGGCTCGTGCGGGAGTACGTGCCGGAGGTCGCTTCGCTGGAGTCTTCCCGGCCGTCGGCGCCGGAGATCGCGGCCTTCCTCGGCGCGTCCTCGGTGATCGGGCTGCCGGTGCCGTGGGACTTCACCGACGGCGTCTTCCCGGCTCACTGGCGCCGCCCGGAGGCGTACCTGGACCCGGCGGTGCGGCGGTCGTGCTCGGCGCTCGCGCAGACGTCGCCCGCGGCCGTCGAGCGCGGGATCGCCCGGCTGCGGGCCGACCTGGAATCGGGACGCTGGCACGCCGAGCACGCGGAGCTGCTGGACCGGGCGGAGTGGGACGCGGGGTTCCGGCTCATCCTGACCTGA
- a CDS encoding class I SAM-dependent methyltransferase — MNDTKNRSPVTKILRRTLGNLLHQAAAKVHDPYTDQLNRMATELREEIVRQGDRVLDRVVEFEIRSRRDIVYAGDQDAALESNVFARENLVGARHFGRPKETLEYALSLAPQGGMALEFGVASGNTLRTIARARGGREVYGFDSFDGLPEAWLNGMPAGAFARDDLPDVPGAELVVGLFSDSLPGFLETHEKHVDFLHVDGDLYSSAKTVLDLCGPRLRAGSIVHFDEFFNFPGWKRHEYRAWTEYVERTGVEFDYVAYTYSDNQVTVKITKP; from the coding sequence ATGAACGACACGAAAAACCGTTCACCCGTAACGAAAATCCTGCGGCGCACCCTGGGTAACCTGCTGCACCAGGCTGCCGCGAAAGTGCACGACCCGTACACCGATCAGCTGAACCGGATGGCCACGGAGCTCCGCGAGGAGATCGTCCGTCAGGGTGACCGAGTCCTCGATCGGGTGGTGGAATTCGAGATCCGCAGCCGGCGCGACATCGTCTACGCCGGCGACCAGGACGCCGCGCTGGAGAGCAACGTCTTCGCCCGCGAGAACCTGGTCGGCGCCCGGCACTTCGGCCGTCCGAAGGAGACACTCGAGTACGCGCTTTCCCTGGCGCCGCAAGGCGGGATGGCGCTCGAGTTCGGCGTCGCGTCCGGCAACACGCTGCGGACGATCGCCCGTGCCCGGGGCGGCCGGGAGGTCTACGGCTTCGACTCCTTCGACGGGCTCCCCGAGGCGTGGCTCAACGGCATGCCCGCCGGCGCCTTCGCCCGGGACGACCTGCCGGACGTCCCCGGCGCCGAACTGGTCGTCGGCTTGTTCTCCGACAGCCTCCCGGGCTTCCTCGAGACGCACGAAAAGCACGTCGACTTCCTGCACGTCGACGGCGATCTCTACAGCTCCGCGAAGACCGTGCTCGACCTGTGCGGGCCGCGGCTGCGCGCGGGCAGCATCGTGCACTTCGACGAGTTCTTCAACTTCCCCGGCTGGAAGCGGCACGAGTACCGCGCCTGGACGGAGTACGTCGAGCGCACCGGCGTCGAGTTCGACTACGTCGCCTACACCTACAGCGACAACCAGGTGACGGTGAAGATCACGAAGCCGTAG
- a CDS encoding YciI family protein, whose protein sequence is MRYLLLLCGDESAAAAAGPEMARRCHAWAAEAERRGVRQGGTGLHPPAEAKTIRVRDGEVLLTDGPFAETKEQVGGYTILECADRSTALEVASRHPWAEVGTLELREIPGGPPTAS, encoded by the coding sequence GTGCGATACCTGCTCCTGCTGTGCGGTGACGAGTCCGCGGCCGCGGCGGCCGGCCCCGAGATGGCCCGGCGCTGCCACGCATGGGCCGCCGAGGCCGAACGGCGCGGCGTCCGGCAGGGCGGCACGGGCCTGCACCCGCCGGCCGAGGCGAAGACGATCCGGGTCCGCGACGGCGAAGTGCTGCTGACCGACGGCCCGTTCGCCGAGACCAAGGAGCAGGTCGGCGGCTACACCATCCTCGAGTGCGCGGACCGCTCGACGGCGCTCGAGGTCGCGTCCCGGCATCCGTGGGCCGAAGTCGGCACGCTGGAGCTGCGCGAGATTCCCGGCGGGCCGCCTACGGCTTCGTGA
- a CDS encoding MCE family protein, with protein sequence MSTRRAADVPVRTALIGLTVLALGVLTALNARSLPVIGDGTTYAAEFSEAAGLFEGNDVRIAGVEVGRVSDVRLRGDRVLVSFRVKGAWLGDASGAAIRLKTVLGQKYLALDPQGEGTLDPGQPIPRSRTTVPYDVLTAFGKLSSTVDSIDTTRLAKSFDTLSATLANTPQSVRAALTGLSRLSDTLASRDQQLATLLGNTRVVSQTLVDRDAAVQRILADGNQLLAEVNDREQAISSLLDGSRRLATELSGLIGDNDAQVGPLLTQLDQLTSMLQRNQDSLAAGIRGFAPLVRLGTNLTGNGRWVDGYLCGLLLPSFGPLNEGGCHG encoded by the coding sequence ATGTCAACACGTCGGGCCGCCGACGTCCCGGTCAGGACGGCGCTCATCGGCCTGACCGTGCTGGCCCTGGGCGTGCTCACGGCGCTCAACGCGCGCTCCCTGCCGGTCATCGGCGACGGCACCACCTACGCCGCCGAGTTCAGCGAGGCGGCCGGGCTGTTCGAGGGCAACGACGTCCGCATCGCCGGCGTCGAGGTCGGCCGCGTTTCGGACGTCCGGCTGCGCGGCGACCGCGTGCTGGTTTCCTTCCGGGTCAAGGGCGCGTGGCTCGGCGACGCGTCGGGCGCGGCGATCCGGCTCAAGACCGTGCTCGGCCAGAAGTACCTCGCGCTGGACCCGCAGGGCGAGGGGACGCTCGACCCCGGACAGCCGATCCCGCGGTCGCGCACGACCGTGCCTTACGACGTACTGACGGCCTTCGGCAAGCTTTCGTCCACTGTGGACAGTATCGACACCACCCGGCTGGCGAAGAGCTTCGACACGCTGTCGGCGACGCTCGCGAACACGCCGCAGAGCGTCCGGGCCGCGCTCACCGGACTGTCGCGGCTGTCGGACACACTCGCCTCGCGCGACCAGCAGCTCGCCACCCTGCTGGGCAACACGCGGGTCGTCTCGCAGACGCTCGTCGACCGCGACGCCGCCGTACAGCGGATCTTGGCCGACGGGAACCAGCTGCTCGCCGAGGTTAACGACCGTGAACAGGCGATCAGCTCCCTGCTCGACGGCTCGCGCCGGCTCGCCACCGAGCTGTCCGGGCTGATCGGCGACAACGACGCGCAGGTCGGCCCGCTGCTCACCCAGCTCGACCAGCTGACGTCGATGCTGCAGCGCAACCAGGACTCGCTCGCCGCCGGCATCCGGGGGTTCGCGCCGCTGGTCCGGCTGGGCACCAACCTCACCGGGAACGGCCGGTGGGTCGACGGCTACCTGTGCGGGCTGCTCCTGCCGTCGTTCGGCCCGCTGAACGAAGGTGGCTGCCACGGCTGA